A single region of the Chryseobacterium culicis genome encodes:
- a CDS encoding restriction endonuclease: protein MQKLSASNIVAFINQLDKRLTYNYINPKTKGVIKIEGVDMPEGPIRIKRWNPSLGETEVDQKIESISSEMIWRVANAFNPNQPINFDRVLGASYNTRSVFEALLAHTPEFYFCYPGRVENKGGISSIKHGHKHLMWRPDAPHKSGVLIKIETDIVISEVPTLDVFYDSLVLPDNFEQQEIDIDVKRRHAQIQIALYFIGKQLGFRTWIAQNDKGILYQNKRIGEYEGVIASLKDEKLMTAYDDAIQAALLIDCIWFKNGRLMPAVMEVEHSTGVTSGLTRMKNFKDKFPPFPTRYVIVAPDEDRDKVIKEANKLQFHDLDTRYFTYSAVEELYALCQKRKLRGVTEEFLDCFMEPVLVK, encoded by the coding sequence ATGCAGAAATTATCAGCTAGTAACATTGTTGCATTTATCAACCAATTGGATAAAAGGCTCACATATAATTATATTAATCCTAAGACAAAAGGTGTTATTAAAATAGAAGGGGTCGATATGCCTGAGGGCCCAATTAGAATTAAAAGATGGAATCCTTCTTTAGGAGAAACTGAAGTAGATCAAAAGATTGAAAGTATTTCTAGTGAAATGATTTGGAGAGTAGCTAATGCTTTCAATCCAAACCAACCAATTAATTTTGACAGGGTTTTAGGTGCAAGTTATAATACTAGAAGTGTATTTGAAGCATTGCTTGCACATACACCTGAATTCTATTTTTGTTATCCAGGACGTGTTGAAAATAAGGGAGGAATTTCTTCAATCAAGCATGGACATAAGCATTTAATGTGGAGGCCAGATGCTCCTCATAAAAGTGGTGTTTTAATTAAGATTGAAACTGATATAGTAATATCAGAAGTTCCTACACTTGATGTATTTTATGATTCTTTAGTTCTACCCGATAATTTTGAGCAGCAAGAAATAGATATTGATGTAAAAAGAAGACATGCCCAAATACAGATTGCCCTTTATTTTATAGGTAAACAGTTGGGTTTTAGAACTTGGATAGCTCAAAATGATAAAGGTATTTTATACCAAAACAAAAGAATTGGAGAATATGAAGGAGTAATTGCATCGCTTAAAGATGAGAAATTAATGACTGCTTATGATGATGCTATCCAAGCGGCTCTACTAATTGATTGCATTTGGTTTAAAAATGGAAGGCTTATGCCAGCAGTAATGGAAGTTGAACACTCAACAGGTGTAACAAGTGGCCTGACTAGGATGAAAAACTTTAAGGATAAATTTCCTCCTTTTCCAACCAGATATGTAATTGTTGCTCCAGATGAAGACCGAGATAAGGTAATAAAAGAAGCAAACAAACTGCAATTTCACGATCTTGATACAAGATATTTTACTTATTCAGCAGTAGAAGAACTTTATGCATTATGCCAAAAGCGAAAGCTTAGAGGTGTTACTGAGGAGTTTTTAGATTGTTTTATGGAGCCTGTTTTAGTGAAGTAG
- a CDS encoding DNA cytosine methyltransferase — protein sequence MSENKKMNTKIGIFSFFAGAGFLDLGFETTKGYETLFVNEYHKPFMEIYKSSRKGLKIKEPIFGHNTDDICDFLNEAKTNELQKNINTARTKFDLIGFIGGPPCPDFSVGGKNKGIEGENGKLSGTYIELIVRNSPDFFLFENVKGLYRTKKHRAFFDEMKLKLIENGYYLTEKLINALDFGAPQDRERIILLGFKRNALLEMGMELNGSPFLKSFDWNVKTIYNSKDVLSKEWPKQETYVEDGLKPMPKGIEKKLTVQYWFDKNNVVNHPNSKHYFQPRAGLIKFQSIQEGDDLKKSYKRLHRWRYSPTAAYGNNEVHLHPYKPRRLSAAEALAIQSLPINFVIPEHISLSNMFKTIGNGVPYLAAKGLAETISVFIEKIKNKELKHAEIIS from the coding sequence ATGTCAGAAAATAAAAAAATGAATACTAAGATTGGGATTTTTTCCTTTTTTGCAGGGGCTGGTTTTCTTGATTTAGGCTTTGAAACGACTAAAGGTTATGAAACTCTTTTTGTTAATGAATATCATAAACCATTCATGGAAATTTATAAATCTTCCAGAAAAGGACTGAAGATTAAAGAACCAATTTTTGGGCATAATACTGATGATATTTGTGATTTTCTTAATGAAGCGAAGACTAATGAATTACAGAAAAATATAAATACAGCAAGAACTAAATTTGATTTAATAGGATTTATTGGAGGGCCACCCTGCCCTGATTTTTCAGTGGGAGGAAAAAATAAGGGAATAGAAGGAGAAAATGGAAAACTGTCTGGGACATATATTGAATTAATTGTTAGAAATAGTCCGGACTTCTTTCTTTTTGAAAATGTTAAAGGCTTGTATAGAACAAAAAAACACAGGGCTTTTTTTGATGAAATGAAGCTTAAGTTGATTGAAAATGGTTATTATTTAACAGAAAAGCTTATTAATGCTCTTGATTTTGGTGCACCTCAAGATAGAGAAAGAATTATTTTGTTAGGATTTAAAAGGAATGCCTTATTAGAAATGGGAATGGAATTGAACGGTTCTCCATTTTTAAAATCATTTGATTGGAATGTTAAAACAATATATAACTCTAAAGATGTTCTGTCTAAAGAGTGGCCTAAACAAGAGACATATGTTGAAGACGGTTTGAAACCAATGCCTAAAGGGATTGAAAAAAAACTAACAGTTCAATATTGGTTTGATAAAAATAATGTAGTAAATCATCCTAATTCAAAACATTATTTTCAACCTAGAGCAGGTTTAATCAAATTTCAGTCAATTCAGGAAGGAGACGACCTTAAAAAGTCATATAAAAGACTTCATCGTTGGCGTTATTCACCAACAGCAGCGTATGGAAATAATGAGGTTCATCTTCATCCTTATAAGCCAAGGAGGCTTTCAGCTGCAGAGGCGTTGGCAATTCAATCTTTACCGATAAATTTTGTTATTCCTGAACATATTTCTTTATCCAATATGTTTAAAACAATAGGAAATGGCGTGCCATACCTTGCTGCTAAAGGATTGGCGGAAACAATAAGTGTTTTTATTGAAAAAATAAAGAATAAAGAGTTAAAGCATGCAGAAATTATCAGCTAG
- a CDS encoding LytR/AlgR family response regulator transcription factor: protein MKHRCIIVDDEPLARELIASHLANFESFELIDSFENALKAYSFLEYNSVDLIFLDIEMPLLKGNDFLKKIKNPPKVIFTTGYREYAIEGYELNVIDYLLKPITFDRFFVSIEKFKQLQPPKKEVNAESEDHIFVTSGNRHIKIIFNEIMYIESLKDYITIHLENGISHHIKQNISVFEKLLNFDFIRIHRSFIIHTKKMTAYTKNEIEINSIEIPIGTSYKENWQNYLETVISK from the coding sequence ATGAAACATAGATGTATTATTGTTGACGACGAACCTTTGGCAAGAGAATTAATAGCTTCTCATTTGGCCAACTTTGAAAGTTTTGAGTTAATAGATTCTTTTGAAAATGCATTGAAAGCGTATTCCTTTTTAGAGTATAACTCTGTAGATTTAATCTTCTTAGATATTGAAATGCCTCTACTGAAAGGAAATGATTTCTTGAAAAAAATAAAAAATCCACCCAAAGTAATTTTTACAACAGGTTACAGAGAGTATGCTATTGAAGGGTATGAACTTAATGTAATCGATTATCTTTTGAAGCCGATTACTTTTGATCGTTTTTTTGTTTCAATAGAAAAATTTAAACAACTTCAACCGCCAAAGAAAGAAGTTAATGCGGAATCTGAAGATCATATTTTTGTAACCAGTGGCAATAGACATATTAAAATTATCTTTAATGAAATTATGTATATCGAAAGCCTGAAAGATTACATAACGATTCATTTGGAAAATGGAATATCACATCATATAAAACAGAATATCTCGGTTTTTGAAAAATTATTGAATTTTGATTTTATTAGAATTCATCGTTCTTTTATTATTCATACCAAAAAAATGACGGCTTATACTAAGAACGAAATTGAGATCAACTCCATTGAAATTCCCATTGGAACCAGCTACAAAGAAAACTGGCAAAATTATTTAGAAACAGTTATTTCAAAATAG
- a CDS encoding sensor histidine kinase, which produces MKFYYLEPRFPTFFDNWLGHTMTIRERLTSGKLIVREFSFITYPVIILGFISFNRKQTRLLKVEEEKRSIELKVLKNQLNPHFLFNTLNNLYTLALKKDDKAPEVIAKLSEILDFVLYRCNEDYVSVEKEIMLIENYIALEKLRYDENRLDILFTKDIQESNKISPLIVLTFIENAFKHGVINETEKATIRLNLESKKGQIIFSIENTKPQNELTRISDQSKIGLENVRKQLDLLYPKKHQLEIEETKTFYKVKLWLKN; this is translated from the coding sequence TTGAAATTTTATTATCTGGAACCCAGATTCCCAACTTTCTTTGATAATTGGCTTGGTCATACCATGACGATTCGTGAACGTCTTACTTCGGGCAAATTGATCGTAAGAGAGTTTTCTTTTATCACATACCCTGTTATTATTTTAGGATTTATCAGTTTTAATCGCAAACAAACGCGTCTTTTAAAAGTGGAAGAAGAAAAAAGATCGATAGAATTAAAGGTGCTGAAAAACCAGCTGAATCCTCATTTCTTGTTTAATACTTTAAATAATCTATATACTCTAGCCCTAAAAAAAGATGATAAGGCACCTGAGGTAATTGCTAAATTATCTGAGATTTTAGACTTTGTTTTATACCGCTGCAATGAAGATTATGTTTCTGTTGAAAAAGAAATTATGCTGATTGAGAATTATATTGCTTTGGAAAAATTGCGGTATGACGAAAACAGATTGGATATTTTATTTACGAAAGATATTCAGGAAAGTAATAAAATTTCGCCTTTAATTGTATTGACTTTTATCGAAAATGCTTTTAAGCATGGGGTTATTAATGAAACTGAAAAAGCAACAATCAGACTGAATTTAGAAAGTAAAAAAGGCCAGATTATTTTCAGCATTGAGAACACAAAACCTCAAAATGAATTGACCCGGATTTCAGACCAATCTAAAATTGGTTTAGAAAATGTCCGGAAACAATTGGATTTATTATATCCCAAAAAACATCAATTGGAAATTGAAGAAACGAAGACGTTTTATAAAGTTAAACTTTGGCTGAAAAATTAA
- a CDS encoding serine hydrolase domain-containing protein, translating to MKPILILLLFPILIFGQKNGPANLEKYMQAQVEINHFSGAVLVSKDGRVLLKKAYGLADYEWNIKNTIDTKFQLASVTKQFTAAAILLLTEKGKLSLDDKLSTFLPDYPKADSVTIHMLLSHTSGLAMGFKEIALSSMDKDAAYAEIKKIPYEFSPGTKSGYSNIGYYLLAKIIEKVSGEKYAIFLKKNIFEKAGMKNTGVSNNESIVEKKAKAYYRTENGLIHNPYINWEINVGHDGVYSTVEDLALWDKALYGTDILSAKMKKLMFSPYGAENWGYGFVINPFYNQGYQLIAHDGGFFGTMTSFNRFTDDKLFVTVLSNNESFSYIISYGLSAIALGKEVELPYQHHRVEIDPNLYDQYIGKYDKIDILKIDGKLYFNNADMELIPESKTKFFREDNNDRTVEFIPDSAGLYNSIILTKGGVKEVVRRSK from the coding sequence ATGAAGCCAATCCTAATATTACTTTTATTCCCAATTCTTATTTTTGGACAGAAAAATGGGCCAGCCAATCTTGAGAAATATATGCAGGCTCAGGTTGAAATAAATCATTTTAGCGGAGCTGTTCTTGTGTCGAAAGATGGCCGGGTTTTACTAAAAAAAGCCTATGGTTTGGCAGATTATGAGTGGAATATTAAAAACACCATAGATACTAAATTTCAGTTGGCCTCAGTAACCAAACAATTTACCGCCGCAGCTATACTTCTATTGACTGAAAAAGGAAAACTGTCTCTTGATGATAAACTGAGTACATTTTTACCAGACTACCCCAAAGCCGATAGTGTTACGATCCATATGTTGTTATCACATACTTCAGGGCTGGCTATGGGTTTTAAAGAAATAGCTTTAAGCTCAATGGACAAGGATGCTGCCTATGCCGAAATAAAGAAAATACCTTACGAATTTTCTCCAGGAACTAAAAGCGGATACAGCAATATCGGCTATTATTTGTTGGCTAAGATCATTGAAAAAGTGTCAGGGGAGAAGTATGCCATTTTCTTAAAGAAGAATATATTTGAAAAAGCAGGAATGAAGAATACGGGTGTTAGTAATAACGAATCGATTGTTGAAAAAAAAGCAAAGGCTTACTATCGTACAGAAAATGGGCTTATTCATAATCCGTATATCAACTGGGAAATTAATGTAGGGCATGATGGTGTTTATTCCACTGTTGAAGATCTGGCCTTATGGGATAAAGCCTTATATGGAACTGATATTCTTTCTGCAAAGATGAAGAAACTCATGTTTAGTCCCTATGGAGCTGAAAATTGGGGGTATGGCTTTGTAATCAATCCGTTTTACAATCAAGGGTATCAATTAATTGCTCATGATGGAGGTTTTTTCGGGACAATGACTTCTTTTAACCGCTTTACGGACGATAAGCTTTTTGTGACCGTACTTTCCAATAATGAATCATTTTCCTATATTATAAGTTATGGACTTTCTGCCATTGCATTGGGAAAAGAGGTTGAGCTTCCTTACCAACATCACCGGGTTGAAATAGACCCCAATTTATACGATCAATATATCGGTAAGTATGATAAAATTGACATATTGAAAATTGATGGTAAACTTTATTTTAACAATGCTGATATGGAACTCATCCCAGAATCTAAAACCAAATTTTTTAGAGAGGATAATAATGACAGAACCGTTGAATTCATTCCAGATAGTGCGGGTCTTTACAATTCTATAATTCTGACAAAAGGTGGAGTGAAAGAAGTGGTAAGAAGAAGTAAGTAA
- a CDS encoding helix-turn-helix domain-containing protein — MTIKIYRPENPILKKYIECFYILEQPSEESSATYFTFPSIYTIVTASEKTETLTTKNKITTRYCQSNPIETNLVSDFNEPVLVSYEGVINEITTYFKPLGINAFIPNNLRDYSEGSFPDFNPYEDYKETMTSILSLKDPAEKIKAIELYWLSKFRPFENVLLAEVLTEMFDASNLNQSMTKLSYTTGRSRTTINKHFDQHICKTPSQFKKIIRFRAAIQSQLDDKNRAGLSYSVDYFDQSHMIRDFKKLTGFTPKVFFSKITTLEKDLIKWMFI; from the coding sequence ATGACCATAAAAATCTATAGACCTGAAAATCCTATTCTCAAAAAGTATATTGAATGCTTTTATATTCTCGAGCAGCCCTCTGAAGAATCCTCTGCTACTTATTTTACCTTTCCGAGCATCTATACCATTGTCACGGCTAGTGAGAAAACAGAAACTCTGACCACTAAAAACAAAATAACAACCAGATACTGCCAGTCCAACCCCATTGAAACCAATCTGGTAAGCGATTTTAATGAACCGGTATTGGTCAGCTATGAAGGCGTAATCAATGAAATTACTACCTATTTTAAGCCATTGGGGATCAATGCTTTTATACCGAATAATTTAAGAGATTATTCAGAGGGAAGTTTCCCGGATTTTAATCCATATGAGGATTATAAAGAAACCATGACAAGTATTCTTTCCTTAAAAGACCCCGCTGAAAAAATCAAGGCGATAGAATTGTACTGGCTTTCAAAATTTCGTCCGTTTGAAAATGTTTTGCTGGCTGAGGTACTGACTGAAATGTTCGATGCCAGTAACCTCAATCAATCTATGACGAAATTGTCTTATACAACGGGTCGGTCACGAACAACAATCAACAAGCATTTCGATCAGCATATTTGTAAAACACCTTCCCAGTTCAAAAAAATCATCAGATTCAGAGCTGCTATTCAAAGCCAGCTTGACGACAAAAATAGAGCAGGGTTGTCTTATAGTGTGGATTATTTTGATCAGTCACATATGATCAGGGATTTTAAAAAATTAACAGGTTTTACCCCAAAAGTTTTTTTTTCAAAAATAACAACACTTGAAAAAGATCTCATAAAATGGATGTTTATTTAG
- a CDS encoding helix-turn-helix domain-containing protein, which produces MIKHLKDSQEKKWILTFLTIVSSVLFIWLITALSGLFFDYDISSTMRVIALLATFIIHWTAYIGIYKYKLAKNKDAIYNLLNNDTAVLYTHLPVVHNSTPQEYKESITADNLYFQKLELLCKEEHIYTDSTLNREKVAEKLGISAGYLSQIVNTITGDNFAHYINQYRVEAVKEMISDPEYENYTLLTMGLEAGFTSKTTFYNSFKKVTGQTPNEYKNTIK; this is translated from the coding sequence ATGATAAAACATTTAAAAGATTCACAGGAAAAAAAATGGATACTTACCTTTTTGACAATTGTTTCTTCTGTGCTGTTTATTTGGCTTATTACCGCTCTATCCGGCTTATTTTTCGACTATGACATTTCTTCCACGATGCGTGTCATAGCTTTATTGGCTACATTCATTATTCATTGGACAGCTTATATCGGTATTTACAAATATAAACTGGCCAAAAATAAAGATGCCATCTATAATTTACTCAATAATGATACCGCTGTTTTGTATACCCATCTGCCAGTGGTACATAATAGCACCCCACAAGAGTATAAGGAATCTATTACGGCAGATAATCTTTATTTTCAAAAACTGGAACTTCTTTGCAAAGAAGAGCACATTTATACCGACAGTACATTAAACAGAGAAAAAGTTGCCGAAAAACTAGGCATAAGCGCAGGGTATCTTTCACAAATTGTAAACACAATAACAGGAGATAACTTTGCCCATTATATCAATCAATATCGGGTGGAAGCTGTGAAGGAAATGATATCAGATCCGGAATATGAAAACTATACTTTGCTGACGATGGGATTAGAAGCCGGGTTTACTTCAAAAACAACTTTCTATAATTCCTTTAAAAAAGTAACCGGTCAAACTCCCAATGAATATAAAAACACCATCAAATAA
- a CDS encoding DUF3575 domain-containing protein, whose product MKKNFLLLIILFAFCSVKAQNDTDANPYHKNNEIKLNLIAPLSGAAEVGFERYLNKKSSLGISAFFVYDNTKEKDMNYFISPYYRYYFGKKYASGFFVEGFGMFTSIDGKKIYAADNITFTEGKDVYDLALGAGLGWKLVTRKGFVFEANAAYGKLMFNANKTDHDQVVKLGLSIGYRF is encoded by the coding sequence ATGAAAAAGAACTTTTTACTGCTCATCATTTTGTTTGCTTTTTGTTCTGTCAAGGCTCAAAATGATACTGATGCAAATCCCTATCACAAAAACAATGAAATTAAATTAAATTTAATTGCCCCGTTATCTGGTGCTGCGGAAGTAGGTTTTGAACGGTACCTCAACAAAAAATCATCACTGGGAATCTCTGCATTTTTTGTTTATGACAATACAAAAGAGAAAGACATGAATTACTTCATCTCCCCCTATTACAGATATTATTTTGGAAAAAAATATGCTTCCGGTTTCTTTGTTGAAGGATTTGGAATGTTCACCTCCATTGATGGAAAAAAAATATACGCAGCAGACAACATTACATTCACTGAAGGTAAAGATGTTTATGATCTTGCACTGGGTGCAGGCCTTGGCTGGAAGCTGGTTACCAGAAAGGGATTTGTTTTTGAAGCCAATGCAGCTTATGGAAAACTGATGTTCAATGCCAATAAAACAGATCATGACCAGGTGGTAAAACTTGGATTGAGTATTGGCTATCGATTTTAA
- a CDS encoding SdpA family antimicrobial peptide system protein, which translates to MLHKIKNLFLNLRYTALAVCLGLFAIISFIIVLISSIPFNPIQYKFNYVSQVYTYAPQGWAFFTREAKEDQVYIYKIENNKLEKISQKHANLSNFIGLSRKVSKMTMEVEIIATMLDKKKFPKTTWNYDENLYGKIPDQFITIKNLIKSPILCGDYLVVYHSIVPWAWSNSAYKTRMPAKVIKVRITCQN; encoded by the coding sequence ATGCTTCACAAAATTAAAAACCTGTTTTTAAACCTTAGATACACTGCCTTAGCAGTGTGTCTGGGTTTATTTGCAATAATTTCATTTATTATTGTTCTTATTTCAAGTATTCCTTTTAACCCTATTCAGTATAAATTTAACTATGTAAGTCAAGTTTACACCTATGCTCCTCAAGGTTGGGCATTTTTTACCCGAGAGGCAAAAGAAGATCAGGTTTATATTTATAAAATTGAAAATAATAAACTAGAGAAAATTAGCCAGAAACATGCGAACCTAAGCAACTTTATAGGGTTATCCCGTAAAGTATCAAAAATGACAATGGAAGTGGAAATCATTGCCACGATGCTGGACAAAAAAAAATTCCCTAAAACAACATGGAATTATGATGAAAATCTTTATGGTAAAATTCCAGATCAGTTTATTACCATTAAGAATCTCATAAAATCGCCTATTTTGTGTGGAGATTATTTAGTTGTCTACCATAGTATCGTTCCATGGGCATGGAGTAACTCAGCGTATAAAACAAGAATGCCCGCCAAAGTTATTAAAGTAAGAATAACATGTCAAAATTAA
- a CDS encoding sporulation-delaying protein SdpB family protein, with protein sequence MSKLNTIENKLRAFAFTHAPYTNVVGLSRSLIALGTLLTLLINPVDTIFVRKVSGSFMIPTLQNEFASKINFFYLLGNQDLVFMKWGAIIILALVISGYFQKITCILHWWISFSFLHTAAVIDGGDQIATILTLLLIPICILDNRKNHWDAKKEEHRATNLISICFLYMIRLQVAIIYFHASVGKFAHPEWANGTAIYYWLHHSNFGMPDTFNFLNPFLGNSLFITCLTYGVLILELLLFLALFASRKYRLSILVVALVFHFFIIIFHGIFSFFFSISAALILYLYPTNENFKLKWFQKK encoded by the coding sequence ATGTCAAAATTAAACACTATTGAAAATAAACTGAGAGCATTCGCTTTCACCCATGCACCTTATACCAATGTTGTGGGCTTATCAAGAAGCCTGATAGCACTGGGAACACTATTAACTCTTTTAATTAATCCGGTTGATACCATTTTTGTACGTAAAGTCTCTGGCAGCTTTATGATACCCACCTTGCAAAATGAGTTTGCCAGTAAAATCAACTTTTTTTATTTGCTTGGCAATCAGGATTTGGTCTTCATGAAATGGGGTGCAATTATTATTTTAGCCCTCGTTATCAGCGGTTATTTCCAAAAGATCACCTGCATATTACATTGGTGGATTTCTTTTAGCTTTTTGCATACCGCAGCAGTAATTGACGGAGGTGATCAGATTGCTACCATTCTGACTCTGCTTCTCATTCCTATTTGTATATTGGATAATAGGAAAAATCACTGGGATGCTAAAAAAGAAGAACATCGTGCAACAAATCTTATTTCGATTTGCTTTCTGTATATGATCCGTTTGCAGGTGGCCATCATTTACTTCCATGCCTCTGTAGGGAAATTTGCACATCCCGAATGGGCTAATGGAACCGCTATTTATTATTGGCTTCATCATTCCAATTTTGGGATGCCTGATACTTTTAATTTTTTAAATCCATTTTTAGGAAACTCTTTATTTATTACATGTTTAACCTATGGTGTACTGATTTTAGAATTGTTACTTTTTTTAGCGTTATTTGCTAGTAGAAAGTACAGATTATCTATTCTGGTAGTGGCTTTAGTATTCCATTTCTTTATCATTATTTTCCATGGGATATTTTCGTTCTTCTTCTCGATTAGTGCAGCATTAATTCTGTATTTGTATCCAACAAACGAAAATTTCAAATTAAAATGGTTTCAAAAAAAATAA
- a CDS encoding DUF1648 domain-containing protein codes for MVLLYTAYVLYTYDHIPEMIPIHGYGDHVDGYGDKIYLFLTIGLNVLLLLLIWVLIKIPQNLNLPIEINDDNRESVFQNIQISLVVLAVIITVIFCVLFKDTVF; via the coding sequence ATGGTTTTACTTTATACAGCCTATGTGCTATATACGTATGATCATATACCCGAAATGATCCCCATTCATGGATATGGTGATCATGTGGACGGATATGGAGATAAAATTTATTTATTTTTAACGATTGGATTGAATGTTCTGTTATTATTACTCATTTGGGTTTTGATTAAGATTCCGCAAAACCTCAATCTACCCATTGAGATTAATGATGATAACAGAGAATCTGTTTTCCAAAATATACAGATATCTTTAGTTGTGCTCGCTGTTATTATTACAGTTATATTTTGTGTCTTATTTAAAGATACCGTATTTTAA
- a CDS encoding alpha/beta fold hydrolase, which translates to MKKYLNLCLLTFSIFTYSQSRKEIGNNFIQALFIEGNAEKTHHFFDESVAQQIPINILKSLPGQLEGQFGKFKNVIEINNEQDTYYYYSEFEKSKPDIQITFTDHNKIIGFYVLPHKDFIKEDDKTTLKIKSDGLELKGTLLQPTEDNKKKLVIFVHGSGANDRNETVGENSPFKDIAEYLLKNGISSYRYDKRNYSYPASFDDQSTAEQETINDAVNVSTYFKKNNDFKGYQIIILGHSLGAYLMPKIASKAEVSKYIFLSGNARPLQNVLLDQFEYLHKIDASAVSDENIHNLKKGISLLNSSTFNANTPKEELPMGIPAAYWKYLQNYHPLEEVKHIKVPMFFAQGDRDYQVTEKDFMLWKTALKNNTSAEFKWYPGLSHLYIKGSGIASPKDYTVKGKVDEVFLTDLKNFILK; encoded by the coding sequence ATGAAAAAGTATCTCAATTTATGTCTTCTTACCTTCTCTATTTTTACTTATTCACAAAGTAGAAAGGAAATCGGAAATAATTTCATACAAGCCTTATTTATTGAAGGAAATGCTGAAAAAACACATCATTTTTTTGATGAATCTGTTGCCCAGCAAATTCCAATTAACATTTTAAAATCTCTGCCGGGACAACTGGAAGGACAGTTTGGCAAATTTAAAAATGTTATTGAAATCAATAATGAACAAGATACTTATTACTATTATTCTGAATTTGAAAAATCAAAACCTGATATTCAAATCACTTTTACTGATCATAATAAGATTATAGGTTTTTATGTATTGCCTCATAAAGATTTTATTAAGGAAGATGATAAAACAACTTTAAAAATAAAGAGTGACGGATTAGAACTAAAGGGTACATTATTGCAGCCGACTGAAGACAATAAGAAAAAACTTGTCATTTTTGTTCATGGCTCCGGAGCGAATGACCGAAATGAAACGGTAGGAGAAAACAGTCCTTTTAAAGATATTGCGGAATACCTGTTAAAAAATGGAATTTCGTCATACCGATATGATAAAAGAAACTATTCTTATCCTGCAAGCTTTGATGATCAATCAACCGCTGAACAGGAAACAATCAACGATGCAGTAAATGTTTCTACCTATTTTAAGAAGAATAATGATTTTAAAGGATACCAGATCATTATTTTAGGCCATAGTCTGGGAGCTTATCTGATGCCCAAAATAGCTTCTAAAGCAGAGGTATCCAAATATATTTTCTTATCCGGGAATGCAAGACCTCTGCAAAATGTATTATTAGACCAGTTTGAATACCTTCATAAAATTGATGCTTCAGCAGTATCAGATGAAAATATTCACAATCTGAAGAAAGGGATTTCACTATTGAATTCCAGTACATTTAATGCAAATACCCCTAAAGAAGAATTACCCATGGGAATTCCAGCTGCTTACTGGAAATACCTGCAGAATTACCACCCTTTAGAAGAAGTAAAGCACATTAAAGTACCCATGTTTTTTGCTCAGGGCGACAGAGATTATCAGGTAACTGAAAAAGATTTTATGCTCTGGAAGACTGCATTAAAAAATAATACCTCTGCAGAATTTAAGTGGTATCCGGGATTAAGTCATTTGTACATTAAAGGTTCTGGCATCGCATCTCCAAAAGACTATACCGTAAAAGGGAAAGTGGATGAGGTGTTTTTAACGGATTTGAAAAATTTTATTCTAAAATAA